Proteins from one Trichoplusia ni isolate ovarian cell line Hi5 chromosome 9, tn1, whole genome shotgun sequence genomic window:
- the LOC113497643 gene encoding breast cancer type 1 susceptibility protein-like isoform X1, whose translation MNVKEFDLVKTLTSQQIDQVTCLECCKYYVAPATAACGHTLCLTCWRGRRTCPTCSHQFDRKSLKLNVPLQSLKDHVQVLGEAFEKLTKTNIFSLQNTPDEMEIEQDPVKNVKDWLTSSQNHFSAPIQSSETFSQDLQQPSNPMEVSASNIIIHTESKKVDAPPKVIYVPPPQDDWDKIEPIADTEEFPKKRSNIAGPMDIEPFYLEDTEYTTNNPRRSSRKREKNDDSTTKDLSSNVHSSRDSSGDNDKKSQKTKQTWNSVKRMRKEFSKLNKKNRNKLNVSIEMVKKTQNLKPITSTPVASQPVISIDDNTPQIKSTEDKAMDNKSEPAEQELININTNVLPAQKETVSENSVDVAKESQTILPSNDIIFETGKSKVNTQRIEHHDNKNQEDNDQPKQTKMAFIKKSALNPTKINNTNIINHNYVKEPTTSENNDDIEISIKVGNTITNIVIKKKHNDVQVKVNTDQEVQTSLGPHNLNQNNEISVKDPTTHNVDINIGSIGKKYKEPVVSVLTYQNLQPTDSNVEKSTSGKKNTASADTATAQFEITESVEKELSNIMECDEIQNKIEKPINLPSAIQQNIEEQNVNTKIQEQVENVEDLNDLDIFNSGSVKEGNVHVLSAHAPSEILISTAQSRGRTQKTVEKRNRDDNDDILPKNKKAKMTQNKSNLKEKETQLDSDSITYDALMGQVFANIDADIEDIRQTQEQETVVVLKEDTREKQDQNTSRNTKKLSQIKKTQTLKTAQDNTNTQVTQKVNEYYNEKHSENVFSILEKEDEVSQIAKTDKVAPQPEEFLTPVICRLDSSQESVGNKQNKKSQDYDDSDRSVVEETPQKNLSFPKLKRASTSNLSQINLSDSKKASLRRSTSNAKSVINLTDTVTDTNKTSGEVTVIDTEVRKVALETPLTITKFADQIKHKSTPMARKSLNFNNENDDDPEQTLCPTSEIAKTTQEREFMSKAFERTPSTPAARPLKARNVGLNSNRMFCLAGSCLTSTELAQVKSLCYEQKWTYVEKYTKNITHLIVGVDEEKKSQRSVKYMCALAASKWIVAFDWVKICLQKKEVVNEEFFEALDSTGEPGPRRSRIAKKKLFEGISFYCMPPFSVLDLETLKNMLVAAGGRVVNEARAVKITPDNAHPALLLAEPEHTQEDRFIYLAMEQSIVPVNYEWVLNCLGNYTLGSIHELLLCPSSLLPAATARWPEVLLSQDYD comes from the exons ATGAATGTCAAAGAATTTGATTTGGTAAAAACGTTAACATCACAACAAATCGACCAAGTAACTTGTTTGGAATG tTGCAAATATTATGTGGCACCAGCAACTGCCGCTTGTGGCCACACATTATGTCTTACTTGTTGGCGAGGACGTCGAACATGTCCAACATGTTCACACCAATTCGACCGCAAATCATTGAAGCTTAATGTGCCACTTCAATCTCTTAAAGATCATGTCCAAGTACTCGGAGAGGCATTTGAAAAACTCACCAAAA caAATATATTTAGCCTTCAAAACACACCTGATGAAATGGAAATAGAACAAGATCctgttaaaaatgttaaagattgGTTAACTAGTtctcaaaatcatttttcagcACCTATCCAGAGTTCTGAAACATTTTCACAGGATCTACAACAACCATCCAATCCTATGGAGGTGTCAgccagtaatattattattcacacTGAATCTAAGAAAGTTGATGCCCCTCCTAAAGTTATTTATGTCCCACCACCTCAAGATGATTGGGACAAAATAGAGCCTATTGCTGACACAGAAGAATTTCCTAAAAAAAGAAGCAATATTGCAGGTCCTATGGATATAGAACCATTTTATTTAGAAGACACTGAATATACAACAAATAATCCACGCCGAAGTTCTCGAAAAAGAGAGAAAAATGATGATTCCACTACAAAAGACCTTTCTTCTAATGTCCATAGTTCTAGAGATTCCAGTGGTGACAATGATAAAAAGTCACAAAAGACTAAACAAACTTGGAATAGTGTAAAAAGGATGAGAAAGGAATTTAgtaagttgaataaaaaaaatcgcaacaAACTCAATGTGTCTATTGAGATGGTTAAGAAGACACAGAACTTGAAGCCAATTACAAGCACCCCAGTTGCTTCTCAACCTGTAATTAGTATAGATGATAACACTCCACAAATTAAAAGCACTGAAGACAAAGCCATGGATAATAAATCAGAACCTGCAGAGCAAGAACTAATTAACATCAATACCAATGTACTTCCTGCACAAAAGGAGACTGTTTCTGAAAACTCTGTAGATGTAGCAAAGGAGTCTCAGACTATTTTACCTtcaaatgacattatttttgaaacaggtaaaagtaaagtaaatacTCAAAGGATTGAACACCATGACAATAAAAATCAAGAAGATAATGATCAACCAAAGCAAACAAAAATGGCTTTTATCAAAAAAAGTGCACTAAACCCtaccaaaataaacaataccaatattataaatcacaATTATGTGAAAGAACCAACAACTTctgaaaataatgatgatatagAAATTTCTATTAAAGTAGGCAACACAATCACTAATATAGTTATAAAGAAGAAGCACAATGATGTCCAGGTTAAAGTGAACACAGACCAGGAAGTACAAACATCTTTAGGGCCTCATAATTTgaatcaaaataatgaaatttcgGTAAAAGATCCAACTACACATAATGTAGACATAAATATCGGAAGTATAGGCAAAAAATATAAGGAACCAGTAGTTAGTGTACTTACATATCAAAATCTGCAACCAACAGATTCTAACGTAGAAAAATCAACATCAGGCAAGAAAAATACTGCATCAGCGGACACAGCAACAGCCCAATTCGAAATAACAGAAAGTGTTGAAAAAGAACTGTCTAATATAATGGAGTGTGacgaaattcaaaacaaaatagaaaaacctATTAACTTACCCAGTGCCATACAACAAAACATTGAAGAACAAAATGTTAATACAAAGATTCAAGAGCAGGTTGAAAATGTTGAAGATTTGAATGATCTAGATATATTTAATAGTGGATCAGTCAAGGAAGGCAATGTTCATGTGTTAAGTGCACACGCACCTTCCGAAATATTAATTTCCACTGCTCAAAGTAGAGGAAGAACTCAAAAAACTGTTGAAAAACGTAACAGGGATGATAATGATGACATTTTacctaaaaataagaaagcGAAAATGACCCAAAACAAGTCTaatcttaaagaaaaagaaacacaaCTAGACAGTGACTCTATAACTTATGATGCTTTAATGGGTCAAGTGTTTGCAAATATAGATGCTGATATTGAAGACATCAGACAAACCCAAGAGCAGGAAACAGTTGTTGTCTTAAAAGAGGATACAAGAGAAAAACAAGATCAGAACACAAGtagaaatactaaaaaactGTCGCAAATTAAAAAGACACAAACATTGAAAACCGCCCAAGATAACACTAACACTCAAGTAACACAGAaagtaaatgaatattataatgagAAGCAcagtgaaaatgttttttcgaTTTTGGAAAAGGAAGATGAAGTCTCACAAATTGCTAAAACAGataaa GTAGCACCGCAACCCGAAGAATTCTTGACACCAGTTATATGTCGACTGGATTCGTCCCAGGAAAGTGTGggcaacaaacaaaacaaaaagtcgCAGGATTATGATGATTCAGATCGAAGTGTTGTTGAAGAAACTCCACAAAA AAATTTATCATTCCCTAAACTCAAACGAGCAAGTACATCAAATCTATCGCAAATAAATTTAAGCGATAGCAAAAAGGCTTCTTTACGAAGATCAACATCAAATGCGAAAAGCGTTATTAATTTAACAGATACGGTTACAGATACCAATAAAACTAGTGGAGAAGTAACGGTCATTGATACTGAAGTTCGGAAAGTAGCTTTGGAAACTCCCCTTACTATAACGAAGTTTGCTgatcaaataaaacacaaatctaCGCCGATGGCGAGAAAGTcccttaattttaataatgaaaatgatgATGACCCAGAACAGACTTTATGTCCTACCTCAGAAATAGCGAAAACAACGCAAGAGAGGGAGTTTATGAGTAAAGCATTTGAGAGAACGCCTTCTACGCCAGCCGCGAGACCTTTAAAAGCTAGGAACGTAGGGTTAAATTCGAACAGAATGTTTTGCTTGGCTGGCTCCTGCTTAACATCCACTGAACTAGCACAAGTAAAGAGTCTTTGTTATGAACAGAAATGGACGTATGTCGAGAAATATACGAAAAATATTACGCATTTAATTGTAGGTGTTGATGAAGAGAAAAAGTCGCAAAG ATCCGTTAAGTACATGTGTGCATTAGCAGCTTCTAAATGGATTGTCGCTTTTGATTGGGTGAAGATATGTTTACAGAAAAAGGAAGTCGTCAATGAg GAATTCTTCGAAGCCTTAGACAGTACAGGTGAACCAGGACCGAGACGCTCTCGCATCGCGAAGAAGAAGCTTTTCGAAGGCATCTCATTTTACTGCATGCCTCCGTTTAGTGTACTTGATCTTGAAACACTCAAG AACATGTTAGTAGCTGCTGGCGGGCGAGTGGTCAATGAGGCGAGGGCTGTCAAAATAACGCCAGACAATGCCCACCCTGCTCTGTTACTGGCTGAACCCGAACACACGCAGGAAGATCGCTTTATAT ACCTCGCTATGGAACAGAGTATAGTGCCAGTTAACTACGAATGGGTCTTAAACTGTCTAGGAAATTACACTTTAGGATCCATACATGAACTTCTACTATGTCCTTCGTCGCTATTACCAGCAGCCACTGCCAGATGGCCTGAGGTTTTACTCAGCCAAGATTATGATTAA
- the LOC113497650 gene encoding ATP synthase subunit delta, mitochondrial, producing MAFRGVLRNVARRLQVRTYAADAPKGDEMALTFAAGNKVFYDKQVVKQVDVPSLSGAFGILPKHVPTLAVLRPGVVTVIENDGKTNKIFVSSGTVTVNDDSSVQVLAEEAHPLENLDRGAAQESLSKAQSELNSAANDKAKAEAAIAVEVAEEILKAASG from the exons ATGGCATTCCGTGGTGTCCTGAGGAACGTAGCCAGGAGGCTGCAAGTTCGTACCTATGCTGCAGATGCTCCTAAGGGCGATGAAATGGCACTCACTTTTGCTGCAGGCAACAAA GTATTCTACGACAAACAAGTAGTCAAGCAGGTTGATGTGCCATCATTGAGTGGTGCCTTCGGTATCCTGCCTAAACATGTTCCTACACTCG CTGTTCTGCGACCTGGTGTAGTGACTGTGATTGAAAATGACGGCAAAACAAACAAGATCTTTGTGTCTTCCGGAACTGTCACAGTCAATGATGACTCTTCTGTTCAG GTTCTGGCTGAGGAAGCGCATCCCTTAGAAAACCTCGACCGTGGCGCGGCGCAGGAGTCTCTCAGCAAAGCTCAATCTGAACTGAACTCTGCTGCTAACGACAAG GCTAAGGCAGAGGCAGCGATCGCCGTCGAAGTAGCCGAGGAGATCCTCAAGGCGGCCTCCGGTTAA
- the LOC113497643 gene encoding breast cancer type 1 susceptibility protein-like isoform X2, with translation MNVKEFDLVKTLTSQQIDQVTCLECCKYYVAPATAACGHTLCLTCWRGRRTCPTCSHQFDRKSLKLNVPLQSLKDHVQVLGEAFEKLTKTPIQSSETFSQDLQQPSNPMEVSASNIIIHTESKKVDAPPKVIYVPPPQDDWDKIEPIADTEEFPKKRSNIAGPMDIEPFYLEDTEYTTNNPRRSSRKREKNDDSTTKDLSSNVHSSRDSSGDNDKKSQKTKQTWNSVKRMRKEFSKLNKKNRNKLNVSIEMVKKTQNLKPITSTPVASQPVISIDDNTPQIKSTEDKAMDNKSEPAEQELININTNVLPAQKETVSENSVDVAKESQTILPSNDIIFETGKSKVNTQRIEHHDNKNQEDNDQPKQTKMAFIKKSALNPTKINNTNIINHNYVKEPTTSENNDDIEISIKVGNTITNIVIKKKHNDVQVKVNTDQEVQTSLGPHNLNQNNEISVKDPTTHNVDINIGSIGKKYKEPVVSVLTYQNLQPTDSNVEKSTSGKKNTASADTATAQFEITESVEKELSNIMECDEIQNKIEKPINLPSAIQQNIEEQNVNTKIQEQVENVEDLNDLDIFNSGSVKEGNVHVLSAHAPSEILISTAQSRGRTQKTVEKRNRDDNDDILPKNKKAKMTQNKSNLKEKETQLDSDSITYDALMGQVFANIDADIEDIRQTQEQETVVVLKEDTREKQDQNTSRNTKKLSQIKKTQTLKTAQDNTNTQVTQKVNEYYNEKHSENVFSILEKEDEVSQIAKTDKVAPQPEEFLTPVICRLDSSQESVGNKQNKKSQDYDDSDRSVVEETPQKNLSFPKLKRASTSNLSQINLSDSKKASLRRSTSNAKSVINLTDTVTDTNKTSGEVTVIDTEVRKVALETPLTITKFADQIKHKSTPMARKSLNFNNENDDDPEQTLCPTSEIAKTTQEREFMSKAFERTPSTPAARPLKARNVGLNSNRMFCLAGSCLTSTELAQVKSLCYEQKWTYVEKYTKNITHLIVGVDEEKKSQRSVKYMCALAASKWIVAFDWVKICLQKKEVVNEEFFEALDSTGEPGPRRSRIAKKKLFEGISFYCMPPFSVLDLETLKNMLVAAGGRVVNEARAVKITPDNAHPALLLAEPEHTQEDRFIYLAMEQSIVPVNYEWVLNCLGNYTLGSIHELLLCPSSLLPAATARWPEVLLSQDYD, from the exons ATGAATGTCAAAGAATTTGATTTGGTAAAAACGTTAACATCACAACAAATCGACCAAGTAACTTGTTTGGAATG tTGCAAATATTATGTGGCACCAGCAACTGCCGCTTGTGGCCACACATTATGTCTTACTTGTTGGCGAGGACGTCGAACATGTCCAACATGTTCACACCAATTCGACCGCAAATCATTGAAGCTTAATGTGCCACTTCAATCTCTTAAAGATCATGTCCAAGTACTCGGAGAGGCATTTGAAAAACTCACCAAAA cACCTATCCAGAGTTCTGAAACATTTTCACAGGATCTACAACAACCATCCAATCCTATGGAGGTGTCAgccagtaatattattattcacacTGAATCTAAGAAAGTTGATGCCCCTCCTAAAGTTATTTATGTCCCACCACCTCAAGATGATTGGGACAAAATAGAGCCTATTGCTGACACAGAAGAATTTCCTAAAAAAAGAAGCAATATTGCAGGTCCTATGGATATAGAACCATTTTATTTAGAAGACACTGAATATACAACAAATAATCCACGCCGAAGTTCTCGAAAAAGAGAGAAAAATGATGATTCCACTACAAAAGACCTTTCTTCTAATGTCCATAGTTCTAGAGATTCCAGTGGTGACAATGATAAAAAGTCACAAAAGACTAAACAAACTTGGAATAGTGTAAAAAGGATGAGAAAGGAATTTAgtaagttgaataaaaaaaatcgcaacaAACTCAATGTGTCTATTGAGATGGTTAAGAAGACACAGAACTTGAAGCCAATTACAAGCACCCCAGTTGCTTCTCAACCTGTAATTAGTATAGATGATAACACTCCACAAATTAAAAGCACTGAAGACAAAGCCATGGATAATAAATCAGAACCTGCAGAGCAAGAACTAATTAACATCAATACCAATGTACTTCCTGCACAAAAGGAGACTGTTTCTGAAAACTCTGTAGATGTAGCAAAGGAGTCTCAGACTATTTTACCTtcaaatgacattatttttgaaacaggtaaaagtaaagtaaatacTCAAAGGATTGAACACCATGACAATAAAAATCAAGAAGATAATGATCAACCAAAGCAAACAAAAATGGCTTTTATCAAAAAAAGTGCACTAAACCCtaccaaaataaacaataccaatattataaatcacaATTATGTGAAAGAACCAACAACTTctgaaaataatgatgatatagAAATTTCTATTAAAGTAGGCAACACAATCACTAATATAGTTATAAAGAAGAAGCACAATGATGTCCAGGTTAAAGTGAACACAGACCAGGAAGTACAAACATCTTTAGGGCCTCATAATTTgaatcaaaataatgaaatttcgGTAAAAGATCCAACTACACATAATGTAGACATAAATATCGGAAGTATAGGCAAAAAATATAAGGAACCAGTAGTTAGTGTACTTACATATCAAAATCTGCAACCAACAGATTCTAACGTAGAAAAATCAACATCAGGCAAGAAAAATACTGCATCAGCGGACACAGCAACAGCCCAATTCGAAATAACAGAAAGTGTTGAAAAAGAACTGTCTAATATAATGGAGTGTGacgaaattcaaaacaaaatagaaaaacctATTAACTTACCCAGTGCCATACAACAAAACATTGAAGAACAAAATGTTAATACAAAGATTCAAGAGCAGGTTGAAAATGTTGAAGATTTGAATGATCTAGATATATTTAATAGTGGATCAGTCAAGGAAGGCAATGTTCATGTGTTAAGTGCACACGCACCTTCCGAAATATTAATTTCCACTGCTCAAAGTAGAGGAAGAACTCAAAAAACTGTTGAAAAACGTAACAGGGATGATAATGATGACATTTTacctaaaaataagaaagcGAAAATGACCCAAAACAAGTCTaatcttaaagaaaaagaaacacaaCTAGACAGTGACTCTATAACTTATGATGCTTTAATGGGTCAAGTGTTTGCAAATATAGATGCTGATATTGAAGACATCAGACAAACCCAAGAGCAGGAAACAGTTGTTGTCTTAAAAGAGGATACAAGAGAAAAACAAGATCAGAACACAAGtagaaatactaaaaaactGTCGCAAATTAAAAAGACACAAACATTGAAAACCGCCCAAGATAACACTAACACTCAAGTAACACAGAaagtaaatgaatattataatgagAAGCAcagtgaaaatgttttttcgaTTTTGGAAAAGGAAGATGAAGTCTCACAAATTGCTAAAACAGataaa GTAGCACCGCAACCCGAAGAATTCTTGACACCAGTTATATGTCGACTGGATTCGTCCCAGGAAAGTGTGggcaacaaacaaaacaaaaagtcgCAGGATTATGATGATTCAGATCGAAGTGTTGTTGAAGAAACTCCACAAAA AAATTTATCATTCCCTAAACTCAAACGAGCAAGTACATCAAATCTATCGCAAATAAATTTAAGCGATAGCAAAAAGGCTTCTTTACGAAGATCAACATCAAATGCGAAAAGCGTTATTAATTTAACAGATACGGTTACAGATACCAATAAAACTAGTGGAGAAGTAACGGTCATTGATACTGAAGTTCGGAAAGTAGCTTTGGAAACTCCCCTTACTATAACGAAGTTTGCTgatcaaataaaacacaaatctaCGCCGATGGCGAGAAAGTcccttaattttaataatgaaaatgatgATGACCCAGAACAGACTTTATGTCCTACCTCAGAAATAGCGAAAACAACGCAAGAGAGGGAGTTTATGAGTAAAGCATTTGAGAGAACGCCTTCTACGCCAGCCGCGAGACCTTTAAAAGCTAGGAACGTAGGGTTAAATTCGAACAGAATGTTTTGCTTGGCTGGCTCCTGCTTAACATCCACTGAACTAGCACAAGTAAAGAGTCTTTGTTATGAACAGAAATGGACGTATGTCGAGAAATATACGAAAAATATTACGCATTTAATTGTAGGTGTTGATGAAGAGAAAAAGTCGCAAAG ATCCGTTAAGTACATGTGTGCATTAGCAGCTTCTAAATGGATTGTCGCTTTTGATTGGGTGAAGATATGTTTACAGAAAAAGGAAGTCGTCAATGAg GAATTCTTCGAAGCCTTAGACAGTACAGGTGAACCAGGACCGAGACGCTCTCGCATCGCGAAGAAGAAGCTTTTCGAAGGCATCTCATTTTACTGCATGCCTCCGTTTAGTGTACTTGATCTTGAAACACTCAAG AACATGTTAGTAGCTGCTGGCGGGCGAGTGGTCAATGAGGCGAGGGCTGTCAAAATAACGCCAGACAATGCCCACCCTGCTCTGTTACTGGCTGAACCCGAACACACGCAGGAAGATCGCTTTATAT ACCTCGCTATGGAACAGAGTATAGTGCCAGTTAACTACGAATGGGTCTTAAACTGTCTAGGAAATTACACTTTAGGATCCATACATGAACTTCTACTATGTCCTTCGTCGCTATTACCAGCAGCCACTGCCAGATGGCCTGAGGTTTTACTCAGCCAAGATTATGATTAA